A stretch of DNA from Planctomycetaceae bacterium:
GAAAATGATCAGCAGAAACACGACGTCGATCAGCGGCGTGATGTTGAACCGCAGCGGCGTCCGGTGGACGTTTTGTGTGGGAAGTCGCATGGAGAGAAGCTGGCGGGAACGTTGGATGGACAGCCGCCGCACGTGGGACGGCGAAGGGCCATTCGATGGCGGGGGAGCTTCGAACGCATCAGGGTCCGATTTCGAGCGTCGTCAGAATCGGGAAGTGATCACTGTAGCCGGTGCGCGTGTCTCGGCGAAACTCACGGGGACGGCCCTTTCCCCGGGTCGTCATGACGTCAGGCCGGAAGACTTCCACGCCGGGAACTCCGGGACGTGACTGCTTCATCCGCAGTCCCTGCAATCCGAAATACAGGCCGCGTGAGACGATGAACTGGTCCAGAATGTTCATCGTCTGGGTGCCGCCCGCGTAGTGGTGAGTCCCCTGATCAGGATCCGACATCAACGACCACATCGGATTGAACAGCCATGCCGGTTTGCCCGCATAGGCCCGATATGACGGAAGGTTGCCGCGGGAAAACCGAAGCGACTCCTCCAGGTGATCGGTGCTGAAACCCGCACCCAGCATTTCCAGCACACTGCGGTCCCATGGCTCGTCGTTCAGGTCTCCCATGACCAGCACATTGCGGTCCCAGACCTTGTTCAGCAAGTGCAGTGACGCCTCACTGTCCGACAGTTCCAGGTACTCTTTGCGGGACAGCTTCAGGTTGTCGTCGATGATGCGTCCGCAGTGAGCGGCCACTGTCATTCGAAATGATTCCGTCTCCAGACGCCCGCTGCTGCGGGACGGCCAGTGATTCACAAGCACCACCAGATCGGCGTCATTCGACAGCACCTTCAGATGCACTTCAAAGATGTCGCGTGTCGGATACCGCAGATGCACGAGGTGACCCTTCGTTTGCGACGGGTCACAGCGGAAGATTCGCCGGGAGTAAATCAGCGAAGTGTCGATCCCGCGAATATCCGGCTGATCGACGTGAGCCAGCTCGTAGTCATCGCGTCCGATGGCGTCGATCAGAACCCCAGCGACGCGGGCGTTTTCGATTTCACAGATGCCCAGCAGGTCCGGACCGCGGCCGTCGAACATCAGCCGGATGATCTCCGCAAGGTTGCAGACTTTGGCTTCGAATGCGCGCCGGTCCCAGCCGTTGACCGGAGTGAATTCCAGGTCAGCGGCGATCGGTGAAATCTCCGTGTCAAACAGGTTCTGCAGATTCCAGAACGCCACGTTGATGTTCTCGACACAGCCGCTGCCGGGATTTTCTTCGACGGGTTCCGAATTGGTCATCAGCAATCAGGTCCTTCCTTGCCAGGGCCGAAAGTACAGGGCCGAAGGTACGGGGCCGAAAGTTCCGGCGAGCCGGCAGCTCCTGCGCTACTCCTGGTTCATCGTGCCATCCCGGTTCGTCATGTCGTCGGAGTTCGCACCGGAACCGGTTTGCTTCGCGTCATCGCCGCTGGTGGTGTCTCCGGAACCGGCGGCTGACGGGTCGACAGAGCCTTCCATGTCGACCGGCTGCACGTGACCGGTCACGTTGACAGTGTACGTTCCCGGAAACCGAAGCGATTCATCGGACAACGCGCGGCCCGCAAGAGTGAACGAGACCGTCGATTCCGGAAGCGCGAAATACAGGCGGCCCTGTTCATCTTCGTGAGCACACCGTGCCACGCGGTTTTCGGCGAACGCTTCAATAGCGTACCCGAAGGCGTCGCAGTGAGCGTTCAGGCCGAATTCATCGCGGTAGCGAGCCGCGTCCAGTACGACGCGTTCACCGGACGCCTGCTTCAGTCGATCGTGACACAAGGCCGTTCCGGCGGCCTCCAGTTCCTGAGCCCGGTGCTTTTCCAAAGCCGCCCGGTGCTCGCGAATCCATTCCAGCAGATCCCGGTTGGCGGACGGATCGACGGCAAACCACTGAAATCCGTTGCCTGGACTGACGGTTACCGACAGCGAATCACCATCTCGGGTAATTCGGCACTGCATCTGGCTGCTCAGAAACGCGGCCGGGTCCGCTTCAAAGTCGCTGAGCACCGACTGCGCCTCGTCGGGTGTCAGGTCGAGAATGCTGGCAGTAATCCGCGCGGGCGGAAGCTTTTCGTCTCCCCTGCCGGTGGCCGGCAAGGTACCTGCCAGTACCTTTGGCTTATTCATCGTCATCATGACGGCGGCCAGCGAGCCCACGAACAGCAGCAGAAACAGCACGGGGATGCCGACGGTAAACAGTTTCTGCGAACGATTTCGCCGCCGCTGCCGCTTAAGTGTTCTGGCAATTGACGGAGTCGCTTCCGCCGGCAGAAAAGCCGGCGGCACGGCTTCACCGGACACGCCGACCGCGGGCATGTCGCCAACCGGCCCGCCGACCGCGGTCGTGTCCGGCGGCTTCACGTCCGCGGTCCGAGGCGCAGCGGAATCAATGCCGGGACGCGCAACGGCCGGGACGATCAGTTTTGTCGCGCACTTCGGACAGGTTCCCCGTTTGCCGGAATGCCCATCCGAAACACGAATTGTCGCGGTGCAATAGGGACAGTGAAACTCGATCGCCATCTTCGACAGCCTCCCGGAACACGAATTCTGCACGAATCCGAAAGTTCAACAAGTCGATTCCGGACGACGGGATCTCCTGACGCCCCGCTCGCCTCCTCCAAACGATGCCGCAGGAACGGGATTTAAGGCTGGTAGACGATGACAGTGTCCCGGTACGATCTGCTGGCCAAAACCCTGTCCCGCTGGAGCCGTGCCGGAAATGCTGATCCCAGAAATCTTTGCCGGAAATGAATTCGCAATCTCGATCGAAATCTTCCCCCCGAAGACGCCGGCGGGCGACGAAGCGCTGCGAGGGCACCTGAAGACGCTTATCGAGTATTCGCCGGCATTCGTGTCATGCACCTACGGAGCCGGCGGGTCGACTCAGGATCGCACGCTTGGCTGGTGCACCGAGATTCAGAATGACCTGCAAAACGTCGCCGTGGCACACTTCACCTGCGTCGGCTCTACCCGCGATCAGCTCAATCAGTGGCTGACCAATGCAGCCGCCGCCGGGATCCGCAACATCATGGCTCTGCGAGGCGACGCACCACAGGGACAGGAAACCTTCACCGCCGTCGCAGGAGGTCTGAAACACGCCAACGAACTGGTCGAACTGATCCGCGCCCATGATTCCAGATTCGGCATCGGAGTCGCCGGATATCCGGAAAAGCATCTGGAAGCTCCCGACATGGACACCGACCTGACCAACCTGAAGCGCAAGGTCGACGCCGGCGCCGACGCAGTGTTCACGCAGCTGTTTTTCGTAAATGACAGCTTCCTGAATTTCCGCGACCGCTGTGACAAGCTGGGGATTTCGCTGCCCATTGTTCCCGGAATCATGCCGATCACCGATTTCGCGCGGATCAAACGAATCACAGCGATGTGCGGCTCGGTATTCCCGGAGGATCTGGCGTCTCGACTTGAAGCCGTCCAGGATGACGCGGTAGCTCAGTTTGAAATCGGCGTTGAGCACGCAATCAACCAGTGCGAAGAACTGCGAGCAGCCGGAGTCCCCGGCATCCATTTCTACGCCCTCAACCGCTCCGACGCCTGCCGCCGCATCCTGGACGCCCTGTGCCAGACGGCAGCCACCTAATGGTCTTCACCTAACGGCGACCGCAAGTGATTAACGCGGAACCTCACGGCAAGACGGCACACAGTTGCCGGACGCCCTCGGGAATTTCGGCGACCATTAAAAGGCGTAGCGCGAACTCTGAAATCCGACAGAACATCGAATTTCCTCAACATTCTTCGGAATTTCGAAATCCTGCCGAATCCCGGCAGAATTCGCCGGAAGACATGCTGGTGCGCGGGCCCGAGACGGTCTTGGAGGCTTCCGCTGGAGCTGGTAGATTTCGCGGGCTGCAAGCGGAATGCGTGGCACGGCTGCACAGGTGTCCCTTTGTACCGATCATTCCGAACCATTCCCGGTGCTGTGATTCCAATCGTCGCGACTGAAGAATCAACAACGGGCCACGCTGCCGTGTGACGATGTATAATGCAGCAGCCGGGCATCGAATGAATCGATCGCCCGGACGCAATCGCAGGACTCAACCTTACCTGCGGCAAATTCGGTCAGGATGACCAGCAAGATGCGATTTCTATACCCCGAGCGGGGCAAATTGAGGAATTCTGGCTCGCGTCATGAAGAAGTGCGAAAAGCATCAGCGTTCGCCGCGGCCAGAATAATTTCGATTTCGTTCATCGCTTTGTTCGCAGGCTGCGAGTACGACCGGGCGTTCATGCAGATGGACAGCAACAGCGGCTCGCCGTTCCTGGGTTGGCAGTTGCGTGTCGACGCGTCCGACCGGCGAAGAAACACCGTCAGCGACAGTGATCGCATCCGGCTGGCGGATTCCGCGGCACCCGAAGCCACCTCGCGCGGACCAATCTACCTGGCGACCAGCGGCGGACGACAAACCGTTCGACTTGTCCCCACCGCCCTGGCCACGGAATTCACCAGCAGCGTGCAGTACTCGCTGCCCGAACACGCCGCGACCGGCCAACCGGATCAGTCGGCCGAAGTGGAATCGATCTTCCGCCGCATGTCCGCATTCTGACGCAGCCCGCTCATGTCGCGAAAAACTTGCTGCCAGCGCGGTACGAGAAAAAACAGCGCTATGGATGTTCGCGGGTCTGAATGAACAGCGCCTTCTTTTCTCCCGGCAGCGTGAAGTCGAAACCGCAGGATCGAAAGAATCCCTCCGCCGACGTAATGGCCATCACCTCCAGCACATTGCGGCTGTGAGCCAGAGAAACACATGCTTCCACCAGCCGTTTCCCCAGTCCGCGGCCCTGCATTTCTTCGGTGATCGCCAGACTGCGAATTTCGGCCAGCTTGGACGAATAGATTTCCAGCGCGGCGAATCCGACAAGCCGCTCGTCCGCGCAGGCCACAAAGCCGAACGGAATCAGGTCCTGCAGTTCGTCGGGAGTGCGCGGCAACAGCCGGTTCGCCCTGACGAATCGATCGACCAGTGCTTCCAGTTCCGGCAGGTCATCGACCGTCGCGGGCCGAACTTCGAGGTAGACGGGAGCATCTTCCGAATTGGCTTCGTTCATTGTGTTCTCAGCAGTTGCAGTCGCAGCAGATTCAGCGCCGTACGCGCGGCGCGCTCGCGGAATATAGCCAGATTGCCAGTCATACTGACATCCAGTTCGCGATCAAAGCCCTGCCCGACAACTCGCACACTTCCGCACCTCATCCGAGCGCCTCCGTCGCTTTCGCTTCGCGTTGCCGGAGATGAAATCAGCACGTAGTCGGCAGTTCGACGATCAAGAAGGCTGGTGGCGATTTCGCGAACTCCGCGCAGCCAGTTTGCCGGATCGGTCTCGTTCATCGACGCAGCCGTCGGGAACAGCCGGCTGTAGGAAACCAGATGTGCGGAATGTTCCTCTTCGGTCAGCCACTGCCCGATGAGTCCGCCGGTTGTCGTGCCTTCCAGCAGACCAATCTTCAGCTTTCGGCTGGCGATCAGCCGTGCCACAACGTCTTCCAGTTCTTCATCGTTTTCCGTAAAGACCGCCGTGCCGAGTTTGTTTCGGATCTGTTCGCGAGCCGCCTCCGCAAGCAGGTCGCACTCTTCATCACTTCCCGCGCGAGCAGTAACGGAAAGTGAAATCACCGCTCCGCTGGCCGTGATTCCGACTTCCGGATTGCGTCCGCGAGCGGTCAGATCACCCAGCAGCCGTTCCGCGTCGGATTCGCCGTAGCCGAACGTTCGAATTGTGGAGCGCTTTACGAAAACCTGGCTTCCCGGCAGCACATCCACCAATTGCTCAAAAAACATCCGCATCATTTCCGCCGGAACTCCGGGAAGGACACCGATCAGACACTCCGGTTCTGTCAGTTTCAACAGAATGCCGGGTGCGGTCCCGTGAGCGTTATGAAGAGTCTGGGCACCCGCGGGTCTGAGTGCCTGGACTTTGTTTCGTTCCGGCATGTCTCGTCCGCGGCTGCGGAACAGTTCTTCGATGTGCCGCAGCGCGGAAGCATCTTCCACCAGCGGCTGACCGAACGCCTCCGCCAGCGTGTCGCGGGTGATGTCATCCAGAGTCGGCCCCAGTCCTCCGGTGATGATGACGATCCTGGAACGCTGAGCCGCTTCCTGAAACACCCGCACCATGGCTTCATGATCGTCGGCCACCGTGGTGTGGCGCTGCACGGTCCAGCCCAGAGCTTCCAGTTCGCGACTGAGCCACTGGCTGTTGGTATCAAGCCTCGCGCCGCAGGTCAGTTCGGAGCCGATGGCAATCACTTCCGCATTCGTCCGGGCGACGTTCATTCCCGCGCACTCACAGGACCGGACAGGGGAACCGACGTGGAAACCGCCTCATCACGACTTCGGATTTCCTGGAACACGGTGGTGAGTTCGTCCACGACGCGGCCAATGCTGAAGTGCCGCTCGACAAGCCTGCGCCCGGCGTCGCCGAGCTGGCGTGCCCGGTCCGGGTTCGCCAGCAGTTGCAGGATATGTTCGGCGATCGCCCGGCTGTCGGACGGCGGCACGATCAAACCCGTCAGGTCGTCGGAAATCACGCTCAGGATTCCGCCGACGCCCGAAGCAATCACCGGCCGCCCCAGCGCCATTGCTTCCAGCATCATCACGCCAAGACCCTGCTGCAGAGAAGGCAGACAGAAAATGTCGATCGCAGACAGGTAGGCCCGCATCTCCGCGCCGTCGTCGACGAATGTCACCTGATCCGTCAGTTCAAGCGACGTGGCCAGCCGGCGCAGATTGCGTTCTTCAGGGCCGGAGCCGGTAATCACGATGCGAATGTCGTGACCCTGTTCGATCACACGGTGACAGGCCCTCAAAAAGAACGAACCGCCCTTCAGAATCTCCAGCGGCCCTGCCATGCCAATCACCGGAGCACGGTTGCCGGGAAGAATCGGGTTGTGCTCCGGCAGATCAGGCAGCCGAACGCCTGGCAGGATGACTCGCTTTTCAATCCGTTCCAGCCGCGGATGAGCGGGGATCGCGCTGCGAACACTCTCACTGACGCAGATGATGGCGCTGACCTTTTCCAGCGGCGCCACCAGTGGAATGCGAGTCGCTTCCACCTGGTCAACCAGACTTAGCGCAATCGGCCGATCGAGGGCGTTTGCCAGCCAGAGTCCCTGCGGCAGCATTTCGACGTTCTGTACGTGAATCACGTCAGGAGGCTGCGGTGTCAGTTGGCTCAGGACGGTGCGCCCGACAACACGCCCCCACAGCGGCAGCGCATAGCCCTGCATCGGAAAGATCTTCAACCCCGCCGTCAGATCGAGGTCAACGGGGCTCTGCCGTGCGCACAGCGTGACCGTTTCGATGCCGCGATTCTCCATCTCGCGCGCAAGGCGCAGCGTCAGGATCGACGATCCTCGAAAGGAAAGTTCGCTGGTCAGCAACAGGACTCGACGCAGAGGTTCGGGCATTCAACAACAGAATCGTTGGTGCGGTGGAGGAATGATCATCCGACGCGGGTTTGCCGCAGCATACCAAATCCGCTGACGGAGAGTTCGTTCCGCCGTCGCACAATTCCGTGTCGCGCGCATCGGCAGGGTTGACGAATTCCCTGGGCGAGCCGCACGTGGCACTCCATCGAGTCAGCCACGACTTTTTGGTGCGGCAACTTGTCGCCGCTTCCATTTCGTTCAGTCGGGAATTCAGGTGATTCGAAGCAGAGTTCGGAATTCGCCACTTCGTCGAAATCCAAAGCGAGGCTGAATCATCGCACTCCAAAGCATCGTTTGTGTCAGGAGTCGGTTCTCGGCCAGCCGGGTACCGATTGATCGCACGCGCGAGCCCATCGGAAGGGCGCTGTGTTCGGGAGGGTGAGGCTCCTGCCGAGCCGTTGCCACACCGGGCGCCCTCTGGCACACGCGGCTCGGCAGGAGCCTCGCCGTCCCGGCCATCGGTCGCGCACCGGCATTTCCTTCAGGTCAGCCAGCGACAGGGCCGCGGTCATTCGGTGGTGCGCTGCTGCTGAGCGAGCCATTGATAAAGCTCGGGAGTCGCGTAGGCCGCCGACCAGCAGTTGTGACCGATGTGTTCCATGGTCGTAAACCGGATTCGTTCGCCGCCGGCAGCCTTGATGGCGTCCACCATCTCTACGGACTTCGAAAACGGCACAGCTCTGTCCTGGTCGCCGTGAAACACCCAGATCGGCAGCGCCTTCAGCTTTTCCGCGTCGGCGGGATCTCCGCCTCCGCACACAGGCACGACCGCGGCAAAGCGTTCGGGATGGTCGGCAGCCAGTCTCCAGGATCCGTAACCGCCCATGCTGAGCCCCGTCAGATAGATGCGGCTTTCGTCGACCTTGTACGTCTTCACGATGTGGTCCAGCAGCTCGATCAGGCGAGCCTGCTGCGTCGGCCGGCTCCAGGAATCGTCGCCGGGACACTGCGGGGACACCAGGATGAACGGAAACTCTTCGCCCTGCTCCGCCATCAGCGGCGGTCCCCATTTCGCGACAAGCGGCAGCAAACCGTAACTTTCGCCGCGGCCGTGCAGAAACAGCATCAGCGGAAGCTTGCCCTCCGCGGATTCATAGTCTTCCGGAAACGAAATCAGGTATCCCACCTGCGCGCGGTCGCTGGTTGTCAATGACGCTTCGACCTGCCGGCCCGGCACGGGATCCGCATCCTGTCCAAATACCAAACTCGTGGAAGAAACGAAAAGCAACGCGGCAAGAATGACGATGGAGCGTTTCATGGGGCGACGATGACCTGCAAAGGAATTTGAATGCGCTGGAACCGACGTCCGACATTACAAATCAGGATTGTCCCGGAAACAAGTGACCGCCGCGCTCGGACGGCTAATCGCCCGTCGACGAGCGTCGAGACTCTGCATCGCGGCACCGGGGAATCCGCCTGCCTGGCAGTTACACCACAGTTGCTGCCGCGGTCAGACTTCGGTCAGTGCTGACTGAGGACACTCATCGTAAGAAGACGCGTCATCGGACGTCGTGATGAACTGCTGCCGGGCCTGTTCCAGCAGCGTTCGACAGTCGATCGACAGGTCGCAGTCGACGCCGAACACTTCCAGCTCCAGCGCGACCTCGTCACGGCACTGAATCGCCAGGTCCAGGAAACGATCGATGTCGATCCCGAAGTGAGCTTCCAGCCAGCCGCGGCATCGGTCCATGACTACGGCGTCCTTGCGCCAGATCGCTTCGGCAAGCAGCGAGCCGCCATAGGTCGCCGTCTCAATCGGCTCCGTCACAGCCTCGTCATGATGCCGGCGAACCGCGCTCAGGACTCCACCTGGAAACTGCCATTTTTGAAACAGCCTGGCTGCGACAGCCGCGTGATCAAACCCGTATCTGGCCTGTTCCGCTTCGACAAG
This window harbors:
- the metF gene encoding methylenetetrahydrofolate reductase [NAD(P)H] — its product is MLIPEIFAGNEFAISIEIFPPKTPAGDEALRGHLKTLIEYSPAFVSCTYGAGGSTQDRTLGWCTEIQNDLQNVAVAHFTCVGSTRDQLNQWLTNAAAAGIRNIMALRGDAPQGQETFTAVAGGLKHANELVELIRAHDSRFGIGVAGYPEKHLEAPDMDTDLTNLKRKVDAGADAVFTQLFFVNDSFLNFRDRCDKLGISLPIVPGIMPITDFARIKRITAMCGSVFPEDLASRLEAVQDDAVAQFEIGVEHAINQCEELRAAGVPGIHFYALNRSDACRRILDALCQTAAT
- a CDS encoding GNAT family N-acetyltransferase; protein product: MNEANSEDAPVYLEVRPATVDDLPELEALVDRFVRANRLLPRTPDELQDLIPFGFVACADERLVGFAALEIYSSKLAEIRSLAITEEMQGRGLGKRLVEACVSLAHSRNVLEVMAITSAEGFFRSCGFDFTLPGEKKALFIQTREHP
- a CDS encoding molybdopterin-binding protein, translating into MNVARTNAEVIAIGSELTCGARLDTNSQWLSRELEALGWTVQRHTTVADDHEAMVRVFQEAAQRSRIVIITGGLGPTLDDITRDTLAEAFGQPLVEDASALRHIEELFRSRGRDMPERNKVQALRPAGAQTLHNAHGTAPGILLKLTEPECLIGVLPGVPAEMMRMFFEQLVDVLPGSQVFVKRSTIRTFGYGESDAERLLGDLTARGRNPEVGITASGAVISLSVTARAGSDEECDLLAEAAREQIRNKLGTAVFTENDEELEDVVARLIASRKLKIGLLEGTTTGGLIGQWLTEEEHSAHLVSYSRLFPTAASMNETDPANWLRGVREIATSLLDRRTADYVLISSPATRSESDGGARMRCGSVRVVGQGFDRELDVSMTGNLAIFRERAARTALNLLRLQLLRTQ
- a CDS encoding glycosyltransferase family 4 protein, which gives rise to MPEPLRRVLLLTSELSFRGSSILTLRLAREMENRGIETVTLCARQSPVDLDLTAGLKIFPMQGYALPLWGRVVGRTVLSQLTPQPPDVIHVQNVEMLPQGLWLANALDRPIALSLVDQVEATRIPLVAPLEKVSAIICVSESVRSAIPAHPRLERIEKRVILPGVRLPDLPEHNPILPGNRAPVIGMAGPLEILKGGSFFLRACHRVIEQGHDIRIVITGSGPEERNLRRLATSLELTDQVTFVDDGAEMRAYLSAIDIFCLPSLQQGLGVMMLEAMALGRPVIASGVGGILSVISDDLTGLIVPPSDSRAIAEHILQLLANPDRARQLGDAGRRLVERHFSIGRVVDELTTVFQEIRSRDEAVSTSVPLSGPVSARE
- a CDS encoding prolyl oligopeptidase family serine peptidase, which codes for MKRSIVILAALLFVSSTSLVFGQDADPVPGRQVEASLTTSDRAQVGYLISFPEDYESAEGKLPLMLFLHGRGESYGLLPLVAKWGPPLMAEQGEEFPFILVSPQCPGDDSWSRPTQQARLIELLDHIVKTYKVDESRIYLTGLSMGGYGSWRLAADHPERFAAVVPVCGGGDPADAEKLKALPIWVFHGDQDRAVPFSKSVEMVDAIKAAGGERIRFTTMEHIGHNCWSAAYATPELYQWLAQQQRTTE